One Capsicum annuum cultivar UCD-10X-F1 chromosome 2, UCD10Xv1.1, whole genome shotgun sequence genomic window carries:
- the LOC107860935 gene encoding uncharacterized protein LOC107860935, whose product MAIELCSSDESTLGIMSPARISFSHDVSQTGSVPVEQYIRSTSPSSSIDFDFCVFRESFDLESSSADELFFDGKILPIEIKRRISSAPPRKAEQPLPPPSPPLIPCKNSSTNNTLHCTKTSSHEDIIENKTGILESSEEKLNSKSFWRFKRSSSLNCGSGYARTLCPLPLLSRSNSTGSSPSVKRNSTLSKDNLSHQKHHHSQRHFSKSMSTNGQNCQKPPLKKAPSNPYSNGVKFSPVLNVPPANLFGLSTFFSGSKEKIKKK is encoded by the coding sequence ATGGCAATTGAGCTGTGTTCATCTGATGAGTCTACTTTGGGCATAATGAGTCCGGCTCGGATCtccttttctcatgatgtttccCAAACGGGCTCTGTTCCGGTCGAACAATACATTCGATCAACTTCACCTTCCTCTAgcattgattttgatttttgtgtgtttcgtgaaagttttgatcttgaatcttcatctGCTGATGAActtttctttgatggaaagattCTTCCAATTGAAATCAAGCGAAGAATTTCCTCTGCTCCGCCAAGAAAAGCAGAGCAACCGCTACCACCACCATCACCTCCTCTGATTCCGTGCAAGAATAGTAGCACTAACAATACTCTTCATTGTACCAAAACGTCGAGCCATGAAGATATAATTGAAAATAAAACAGGGATTCTCGAATCATCAGAGGAAAAGCTGAATTCGAAGTCGTTTTGGAGATTCAAGAGAAGTAGTAGCTTAAATTGTGGAAGTGGTTATGCAAGAACTTTGTGTCCATTGCCACTTTTATCGAGAAGCAATTCAACTGGATCATCTCCAAGTGTGAAGCGTAACTCGACATTATCAAAGGATAATTTAAGTCATCAAAAGCATCATCACTCTCAGAGACACTTTTCGAAATCAATGTCTACTAATGGTCAAAATTGTCAAAAGCCTCCATTGAAGAAGGCACCTAGTAATCCATACAGCAATGGAGTTAAATTCAGTCCAGTACTAAATGTCCCTCCAGCAAATTTGTTTGGATTAAGCACTTTCTTTTCCGGTAGCAAGGAAAAGATCAAGAAGAAGTGA